Within the Catalinimonas niigatensis genome, the region ACAAAGTACTATTATTTTATTTGATTCTATTTGCTTTTGTCCTCCAGAAGGGATCTTTTTAGAGTTGAGTGATATCTCAGTATTTCCACAGATTGATGAAGAAGGCAGTGGAGAGCCGGACTGGGAGATACTGAGCAGGGGGGGGTAGATAGCTATTTTGTAATTTCTTTTCCTGCTCATATTGTTGTCTTCACAAATAGGCATGTCATAGATTTTTTATGGCATGTTAAAGGACTGAACAGGCAGGCACAAACTAACGCTAAAAGGGATACAAGGTGAAACGGAAGTGAACGCGTAAGGATATGCGGGTTACTTTAATGCTTAAGTTTAAGCAGCATAGTTCTTTAAACGTATACCATTGCTCAAAATTTCAGAAACTACCGGATTGGAGCGGTTGAAATCATTCAATAAGAAGGGGTGAGGTTCAATGATTAAATCATCGTCTGATCTCATATGCAACAGTTGTATTTGCCTGTCAATAATATCATCTACACTTTTAAATACAATGGCTATATCAATATCGCTATCTGCATGATGAGTACCTTTTGCAAAGGAACCAAATAGAATAGCCTCTTCTACAAAGAAATGTTTGCTTACCAGGGTAACATACCTTTGAGCAATGCTTATAGCTTCATTTTTATCCATTGCCTAAGTGTTTTAATGTGGCTGATCCATAAATCAGTATATTCAGGTGTGCATTTCTTATAAAACTCCTGTTTGTAACTATCGTATCGGGCATTGATATTGAAGGAAGTGATAGCATCCAGCCATTTTGTATGGTCTGTGCTAAAAGTTATTCCTGATAATTTTGCCAGGCGTCTCAAGTCGTGGGATAAAGGGGCATGTTGCTGTGTCACTTTCACAATGGATGCTTTGAGTAACTTCTCAATGACCAGATGTCCCATAAAAAGCGCCCAATGATA harbors:
- a CDS encoding nucleotidyltransferase domain-containing protein; protein product: MDKNEAISIAQRYVTLVSKHFFVEEAILFGSFAKGTHHADSDIDIAIVFKSVDDIIDRQIQLLHMRSDDDLIIEPHPFLLNDFNRSNPVVSEILSNGIRLKNYAA
- a CDS encoding HEPN domain-containing protein, producing the protein MTHLYSSKDYHWALFMGHLVIEKLLKASIVKVTQQHAPLSHDLRRLAKLSGITFSTDHTKWLDAITSFNINARYDSYKQEFYKKCTPEYTDLWISHIKTLRQWIKMKL